The genomic DNA AACGGGTGCGTGCAGATCCCGGACGGTTTTAGCCTGATCTGGGTTCAGCATCGCCATGCCCGTCATGCAGCAAAACCGCAAATTGCCCTGCTTGAAGGCTGGGGGGAACTGCGTGGGGCGATTGCCACCAGCTACTCGCACGACTCTCACAACCTGGTGGTTCTGGGCCGCGATCCGAACGATATGGCGCTGGCTGCCAATACGCTTATCAACAGCGGTGGTGGCATGGCGCTGGCGCAACAGGGTGACGTGATTGCCCACGTTGCCATGCCGATTGCGGGCATGCTGTCGGAACTGCCACCTGCCGAGCTGGCGCTGCAGTTCAGGACGCTGCGCGATCGCAGCAGTCTGATTGCCGACTGGGAACCGCCGTATCGTGTCTTTAAGGCCATCGAAGGAACCTGCCTTGCCTGTAATGCCGGGCCACATTTGACCGATCTTGGACTGACCGATGGCAGCACGCGCCAGATTGTCGATCCGCTGATTTCTTACCGGGAAACCCCGGACAACACACAATAATACCGAAGGAGAGCCGGATAATGGCCGACAATACCGTGAATTCGCCAGCACCAGGGCGCTGGCTTGAACGTCGTTTTGCACTCGGTGCACGCGGGAGCACCGTGCGCACCGAGTGCCTGGCGGGTATCACCGGTTTTCTCGCCGCCGCCTATTTGCTGGTGGTGATCCCGGGGCTGCTGGCCGTGGGAGGAATGGACAAAGGCGCCGCGACCACGGGCACCATTCTGGTCTTCGTTGCCGGGACGCTGCTGATGGCGTTTTACGCCAACCTGCCGTTTATCGTCGGGCCAGGAATTGGTGGCTCGGTGCTGGTCGGGGTGACGCTTGCGGGCAGTGAAGGCATTGGCTGGCAAATTGGTCTGGGTATCGCCTGCTGGTCGGGGATTTTATTCTTCCTGCTGACCCGGTTTGGCCTGCGTGAAGTGGTGACCCGCTCGGTGCCGCAGTCCATCAAGCTGGGGCTGACGGCCTCCATCGGGCTGTTTGTCGCCGTACTCGGTTTCCGCAACGCCGGGCTGGTGCTGGCGAATGCCAAAACGAACGCACTGATGCTGGGAGATTTTTTATCACCCGGTGCGCTGGTGGCGTTGCTCGGCCTGTTCCTGGCTATCGGCCTGCAGGCTCGTCGTATTCCGGGTGCGATCCTGTGGGCTATCCTGCTCGCGACCCTCGTGGGTATTCCGATGGGCGTCACGAAATTACCCGCCAGTTTTATCGATGTGCCCCATTCCATCGCTCCCGTCCTCGGGCATGTCGATATGCTGGGCGCGCTGAATATTGCCTTTCTGCCATTCCTGTTTGTCTTCTTCGCCTCCGAGTTTTTCTCCACCATGGGAACAACGCTGGCGGTGGGCGGGGAAGCAGGGCTGCTGGATGAAGAAGGCAATATGCCAAACATTAACCGCCCGTTTATGGTGGACTCCATTGCCGCCGCGATTGGCCCGTGGGTAGGCATTCCTGCCGCCACGGCGCTGATTGAATCGTCCGCAGCCGCGGAAGCCGGCGGCAAAACCGGCATGACCGCGCTGGCCGCGGCGGTAATGTTCCTGCTGATGCTGCTGTTTACCCCTGTGGCGCTGATGATCCCGAAAGAAGCCACGGCGCCCGCCCTGATCCTCATCGGGCTGAATATGTTTAGCGGTTTACGTAAGGTTGATCTGGCGAACTTCACCGACGGCTTGCCGGTGTTGATGATGGTGATGATTACGCTGATTGCCAACAGTTTCGGGACCGGTATTGCGGGCGGGCTGCTGTTTTATATCGTTATCAAAGCGATTGCCGGGAAATGGCGCGATATCCCCGTCGGTCTTTGGATCCTCGCCATTCCCCTGGTGTATTACTTCGCCACGCTGGTGAAGCACTAACCCTCACGCCTCTTTTCCTTCGGGGTATAGCCGTAGTCGAAATGGCTATACCCCGCGCTGTAATACAGCGCCGCAGATTTCACGATATCATTGAGAATGGCACCGTTCACCTGCACACCCATCTGCTGCAGACGCTTTACACAGTTTTCCGTCTCTTTCACGTTGGTTTTACCAAAGCGGGCAACCAGTAACGTGGTTGCGGCCACTCTGGCAATCAGCACCGCATCGGTCACGGCCAGCACCGGCGGTGTATCAACGATAACAACGTCATAGTGTGCGTTCATCCCCGACATCACCTCCTGGAAGCGTTCTCCCATGAGCAGCTCCGCGGGACGTAACGGCTGAGGACCGCAGGTCAGAACATCAAATCCCGCCTTATCAACGCGCTGGATCGCCTCCTGCCACGCCACATTTCCCTCAAGGACAGCGGATAATCCGTGATGGTTGTTCAGCTTAAAGAGATTATGCACATAGCCTTTACGCATATCCGCATCGATAAAGAGCACCCGTTTTCCGGCCTGAGCCGCTATTGATGCCAGTGACGTGCTGACCAGCGTTTTGCCGCAATTCTGCGTGGGGCCCGTAATCACCACGATCTGGTTTGAGGCGTCCATCATCGTGAAGTGCAGGCTGGTACGCAGTCCGCGCATCGCTTCAACAAACATATCCGCTGGCCGGTCTGTGGGCAGGAAGGGGATATCCGAAGTTTTGTGTTTCCCGTGGGGCGCCAAAAAGTGCTTTCGGCGCAAATGCGTTTTT from Enterobacter ludwigii includes the following:
- a CDS encoding NCS2 family permease codes for the protein MADNTVNSPAPGRWLERRFALGARGSTVRTECLAGITGFLAAAYLLVVIPGLLAVGGMDKGAATTGTILVFVAGTLLMAFYANLPFIVGPGIGGSVLVGVTLAGSEGIGWQIGLGIACWSGILFFLLTRFGLREVVTRSVPQSIKLGLTASIGLFVAVLGFRNAGLVLANAKTNALMLGDFLSPGALVALLGLFLAIGLQARRIPGAILWAILLATLVGIPMGVTKLPASFIDVPHSIAPVLGHVDMLGALNIAFLPFLFVFFASEFFSTMGTTLAVGGEAGLLDEEGNMPNINRPFMVDSIAAAIGPWVGIPAATALIESSAAAEAGGKTGMTALAAAVMFLLMLLFTPVALMIPKEATAPALILIGLNMFSGLRKVDLANFTDGLPVLMMVMITLIANSFGTGIAGGLLFYIVIKAIAGKWRDIPVGLWILAIPLVYYFATLVKH